Proteins encoded together in one Planifilum fimeticola window:
- a CDS encoding CaiB/BaiF CoA transferase family protein has product MSNAGGPLEGIRVVDVSRVLAGPFCTMILGDLGAEVIKVEAPGGSDETRGWGPPYAAGESAYYLCANRNKRGLTLDLKKEEGKRIFLRLIREADVLVENFKVGTLARMGLAPEWLRKINPRLVVAEITGFGQTGPLASFPGYDFIIQALGGLMSITGSEESGPMKVGVAIVDVLAGLYAALGILAALHERKRSGEGQVVDTALLDVCVASLVNVASNYLVGGKVAKRLGNAHPNIVPYQSFRAADQEMAIAVGNDRQFRRLAEVMEKPELAEDGRFATNRDRLSRRKELTEALQQVFETRPAREWMELLQGAGIPCAPIQSIDQVFGHPQVRAREMVVEMTHPSAEKVRLVGSPLKLSRTPVTYRRHPPLAGEHTKEILTELGYSEEEIEKLRREGVI; this is encoded by the coding sequence ATGTCCAATGCAGGGGGACCGTTGGAGGGAATCCGGGTGGTCGATGTGTCCCGGGTGCTGGCCGGTCCTTTTTGCACCATGATCCTGGGTGATTTGGGCGCCGAAGTCATCAAGGTGGAAGCGCCGGGGGGAAGCGATGAAACCCGGGGATGGGGTCCTCCTTACGCCGCCGGGGAAAGCGCCTATTACCTCTGCGCCAACCGAAACAAGAGGGGACTCACTCTCGATTTGAAGAAGGAAGAGGGGAAGCGGATCTTTCTCCGGCTTATTCGGGAAGCCGACGTGCTGGTTGAGAATTTCAAGGTGGGAACGCTGGCTCGAATGGGACTCGCTCCCGAGTGGCTCAGAAAGATCAACCCCCGCCTGGTGGTGGCGGAAATCACCGGGTTCGGCCAGACCGGCCCCCTCGCTTCCTTTCCCGGCTACGACTTCATCATTCAGGCGCTGGGAGGGCTGATGAGCATCACCGGGAGCGAGGAGAGCGGCCCGATGAAGGTGGGAGTCGCCATCGTCGACGTGTTGGCCGGATTGTACGCGGCCCTCGGGATCCTTGCCGCCCTCCACGAGCGCAAGCGGTCCGGAGAGGGGCAGGTGGTGGATACCGCACTGCTCGATGTGTGCGTGGCTTCCCTGGTGAATGTGGCCAGCAACTATCTGGTGGGGGGCAAGGTGGCGAAACGGCTCGGAAACGCCCACCCCAACATCGTACCTTACCAGTCCTTTCGCGCCGCCGATCAGGAGATGGCGATCGCCGTCGGCAACGACCGGCAGTTCCGCAGGCTGGCGGAGGTGATGGAGAAGCCGGAGCTGGCGGAGGACGGGCGTTTTGCAACCAACCGGGATCGCCTGAGCCGCCGGAAGGAACTGACGGAGGCCTTGCAGCAGGTGTTTGAGACCCGTCCTGCCCGGGAGTGGATGGAGCTGCTGCAGGGGGCGGGCATTCCCTGTGCTCCCATCCAGAGCATCGACCAGGTTTTCGGCCATCCCCAGGTGCGGGCGCGGGAGATGGTAGTGGAGATGACTCATCCCTCCGCAGAGAAGGTAAGGCTTGTGGGGAGTCCCCTCAAGTTGTCCCGCACGCCGGTCACCTATCGCCGGCATCCTCCCCTGGCCGGGGAGCACACGAAGGAAATTTTGACGGAGTTGGGGTATTCCGAAGAGGAGATCGAGAAGCTGAGACGAGAAGGCGTGATATGA
- the comER gene encoding late competence protein ComER, translated as MSKLVGFIGTGSMGRTLVEALIRSEALRPSEILISNRTRSKAQALAESHPGIRIAESNAELVREADWVFLCIKPRDYREVLDEIGIWAGKDQMMISITSPVMIRDLEAVLPSKIAKIIPSITHAVLDGTCLFIPGSRLTLQDREELLRLLSAIGTPLEIDERHCRVASDLASCGPAFLAHFLEQLARTAGEVTGLPRETAIPLVIQMARGTARMLTEGGFSLESLQERVAVPGGITQEGLNLLEREFDPVLNRLFRLTHAKFAEDVEKVRQSLHEAESKG; from the coding sequence ATGAGCAAGTTGGTCGGTTTTATCGGCACGGGAAGCATGGGACGAACCCTGGTGGAAGCGTTGATTCGCTCCGAGGCGCTCCGGCCGTCGGAAATACTGATTAGCAACCGGACTCGAAGCAAGGCGCAGGCGCTGGCCGAGTCCCATCCCGGAATTCGAATCGCCGAAAGCAATGCCGAACTGGTCCGGGAAGCGGACTGGGTGTTCCTGTGCATCAAACCCCGCGATTATCGGGAAGTGCTGGATGAGATCGGCATATGGGCCGGAAAAGACCAAATGATGATTTCCATTACCAGTCCGGTAATGATCCGCGATCTGGAAGCGGTCCTGCCCTCCAAAATCGCCAAGATCATTCCGAGCATCACCCACGCGGTGCTGGACGGAACCTGCCTCTTCATCCCCGGCAGCCGTCTCACCCTTCAGGATCGGGAGGAATTGCTCCGCCTCCTTTCGGCGATCGGAACGCCCCTGGAAATCGACGAGCGACACTGCCGGGTGGCCTCTGACCTGGCCAGCTGCGGGCCGGCGTTTTTGGCCCACTTCCTGGAGCAACTGGCCCGCACCGCGGGGGAAGTGACCGGCCTTCCCCGGGAGACGGCCATTCCGCTGGTCATCCAGATGGCCCGGGGGACCGCCCGGATGCTGACCGAAGGCGGTTTCTCCCTGGAGAGCCTGCAGGAACGGGTGGCCGTTCCCGGAGGAATTACCCAGGAGGGACTCAACCTGCTGGAGCGGGAATTTGATCCGGTGCTGAACCGTCTGTTCCGCCTCACCCACGCCAAATTTGCGGAGGACGTCGAAAAGGTGCGACAATCCCTGCACGAGGCGGAAAGCAAGGGGTGA
- a CDS encoding acyl-CoA dehydrogenase family protein, which produces MFDFSYSEEQLAVKKMVRKFVDKEIMPYIQEWDAKQHFETGLLTKLADLGLMGVCIPEKYGGQGMDYNTLAIVCEELERGDTAFRTAVSVHTGLNSLTLLQWGNEFQKEKYLIPQAKGEKIGAYGLTEPNAGSDVAAIQTRAVRDGDYYVLNGSKTWISLCDVADHFLIFAKTDPDKGHRGITCFIVERTFPGVTTRGFKDKLGIRAGNTGEVILEDVRVPAENRLGEEGEGFKIAMSALDNGRFTVAAGAVGLTQACIEASVKYAKERETFGKPIGRHQLVQQMIAKMVAGYEASRLLVYRVGWMKNRGMRNTREVSLAKWFACDVAFQSAVDAVQIHGANGYSHEFPVERYLRNAKAPVIYEGTREIHQIMQGEYALGYRKDKPLRRNLPKWPFEE; this is translated from the coding sequence ATGTTTGATTTCTCCTATTCCGAAGAGCAGTTGGCGGTCAAGAAAATGGTGCGCAAGTTCGTGGACAAGGAGATCATGCCTTATATCCAGGAGTGGGACGCCAAGCAGCATTTTGAAACCGGCCTGCTGACAAAGCTGGCCGATCTGGGGTTGATGGGCGTCTGCATCCCGGAAAAATACGGCGGGCAGGGAATGGATTACAACACGCTGGCCATCGTCTGCGAGGAACTGGAGCGGGGGGACACCGCCTTCCGCACCGCCGTTTCCGTTCACACCGGGTTGAACAGCCTCACGCTCCTGCAATGGGGAAATGAGTTTCAGAAGGAGAAATACCTCATTCCCCAGGCCAAGGGGGAGAAGATCGGAGCGTACGGGCTTACCGAACCCAATGCCGGCTCCGATGTGGCGGCCATTCAGACCCGGGCGGTCCGGGACGGCGACTATTACGTCCTGAACGGCAGCAAAACCTGGATCTCCCTCTGCGACGTGGCCGACCATTTTTTGATTTTCGCCAAAACCGATCCGGACAAAGGGCACCGCGGCATCACCTGTTTCATCGTCGAGCGGACCTTTCCCGGGGTGACGACCCGCGGCTTCAAGGACAAGCTGGGAATCCGGGCGGGCAACACGGGAGAAGTGATACTGGAGGATGTGCGGGTTCCCGCGGAAAACCGCCTGGGGGAGGAGGGGGAAGGGTTCAAGATCGCCATGTCGGCGCTGGACAACGGCCGGTTTACCGTGGCCGCGGGCGCCGTGGGATTGACCCAGGCCTGTATCGAGGCCAGCGTCAAGTACGCAAAAGAAAGGGAAACCTTCGGCAAGCCGATCGGCAGGCACCAGCTGGTGCAGCAGATGATCGCCAAGATGGTGGCGGGTTATGAAGCGTCCCGGCTGCTGGTCTACCGGGTCGGCTGGATGAAAAACCGGGGGATGCGCAACACGCGGGAAGTTTCGCTGGCCAAGTGGTTTGCCTGTGATGTCGCCTTTCAGTCCGCCGTCGACGCTGTTCAGATTCACGGGGCCAACGGCTATTCCCACGAATTCCCCGTGGAGCGCTACCTTCGGAATGCCAAAGCTCCCGTCATCTATGAGGGAACCCGCGAGATTCACCAGATCATGCAAGGGGAGTACGCGCTGGGTTACCGAAAGGACAAGCCTCTCCGCAGGAACCTGCCCAAATGGCCCTTCGAGGAATGA
- the rsfS gene encoding ribosome silencing factor: protein MNLVEIARLAADAAEEKKAQRVTILDIRGLSVIVDYFVICHGNSETQVQAIATGVKEKLEEAGVPIKGVEGFREARWVLLDLGDVVVHVFHKDERDFYDLERLWGDAQQVRVQ, encoded by the coding sequence TTGAACCTGGTGGAAATTGCCCGACTCGCGGCCGACGCCGCCGAAGAGAAAAAGGCCCAGCGCGTCACCATTCTGGATATTCGCGGGTTGTCGGTGATAGTCGACTATTTCGTCATCTGTCACGGGAATTCGGAGACCCAGGTGCAGGCGATTGCGACGGGCGTCAAGGAAAAACTTGAGGAGGCCGGTGTTCCCATCAAGGGAGTGGAGGGATTCCGGGAAGCGCGGTGGGTGCTCCTGGATCTCGGCGACGTGGTCGTGCATGTCTTCCACAAGGACGAGAGGGATTTCTACGATTTGGAGCGGCTTTGGGGCGATGCACAGCAAGTCCGTGTCCAGTAG
- a CDS encoding pseudouridine synthase, with the protein MADKRLRLDKFLGRMGVGTRKEIRKLVKAGRVTVNGEVAGDPGMHVLAEKDRIEVDGLHIEYREFIYLMMNKPAGVVSATADRSSETVVQLLEPEHALFEPFPVGRLDKDTEGLLLLTNDGKTAHRLLSPKRRVPKRYFALVRGEVTEADVEAFRRGVVLDDGYQTLPAELSIRSSGPESETEVTVYEGKYHQVKRMFEAVGKRVVYLKRVAMGPLRLDPSLEAGEYRELTEEEVALLKGKDIAG; encoded by the coding sequence ATGGCGGACAAACGGTTGCGCCTCGACAAGTTCCTCGGCAGGATGGGCGTCGGGACGCGGAAGGAGATCCGGAAACTGGTCAAAGCGGGTCGGGTGACCGTGAACGGGGAAGTGGCCGGGGATCCGGGGATGCACGTGCTTGCGGAAAAGGACCGAATCGAAGTGGACGGTTTGCACATCGAATACCGGGAATTCATCTATCTCATGATGAACAAGCCCGCCGGGGTGGTTTCCGCCACGGCGGACCGGAGCTCGGAGACGGTGGTTCAGCTCCTCGAACCGGAACACGCCCTGTTTGAGCCGTTTCCGGTGGGACGGCTGGACAAGGATACCGAAGGGTTGCTTCTGCTCACCAACGACGGGAAGACGGCCCACCGGCTGCTTTCTCCAAAGCGGCGGGTGCCCAAGCGGTATTTTGCCCTCGTCCGGGGAGAGGTGACCGAAGCGGACGTGGAAGCCTTTCGGCGGGGCGTCGTCCTGGATGACGGTTATCAGACGCTGCCCGCGGAGCTCTCCATCCGCTCGTCCGGTCCGGAGTCCGAGACGGAAGTGACCGTCTATGAGGGAAAATACCATCAGGTGAAGCGGATGTTTGAAGCGGTGGGCAAACGGGTGGTTTACCTGAAACGCGTCGCCATGGGGCCCCTTCGGCTCGACCCGTCCCTGGAGGCGGGCGAGTACCGGGAGCTGACGGAGGAAGAAGTGGCCCTGCTCAAGGGAAAGGACATTGCGGGATGA
- a CDS encoding helix-hairpin-helix domain-containing protein — MDDLWTPREKKLAVLAVLLAVALAGVVAADWLGGEEEEQDRVPLAAYTPDRAARSAEASAETEKEEDVVVDVKGAVDRPGVYQLPPGSRVRDALDKAGGAGKQADLDRVNLAQPLADGMVVYIPRRGEKMPDFLDTGASGSGQAGAGPGKININTASAAELETLDGIGPSKAEAILRYREEHGPFTDVRDLLKVPGIGEKTLEKFADQIAVH; from the coding sequence ATGGACGACCTTTGGACGCCCCGGGAGAAGAAGTTGGCCGTGTTGGCCGTCCTTTTGGCCGTCGCCTTGGCGGGCGTCGTCGCCGCGGATTGGCTGGGCGGGGAAGAGGAAGAGCAGGACCGGGTTCCTCTTGCGGCCTACACCCCGGACCGGGCGGCCCGTTCCGCCGAGGCCTCCGCGGAAACGGAGAAGGAGGAGGATGTGGTCGTCGATGTGAAGGGGGCGGTGGATCGGCCGGGCGTGTACCAGCTTCCCCCCGGGTCCCGGGTTCGGGATGCCCTGGACAAGGCGGGCGGAGCGGGGAAACAGGCGGATTTGGACCGGGTCAACCTGGCCCAACCCCTTGCTGACGGAATGGTGGTCTATATCCCCCGCCGCGGGGAGAAGATGCCTGATTTTCTGGATACCGGCGCTTCGGGAAGCGGGCAGGCGGGAGCCGGTCCGGGGAAAATCAACATCAACACCGCCTCCGCCGCCGAACTGGAGACGCTCGATGGGATCGGCCCCTCCAAGGCCGAGGCGATTCTTCGCTATCGGGAGGAGCACGGCCCCTTCACCGACGTCCGCGACCTGCTCAAGGTTCCCGGGATCGGTGAAAAAACCCTGGAGAAGTTTGCGGATCAGATCGCGGTGCATTGA
- the fni gene encoding type 2 isopentenyl-diphosphate Delta-isomerase: MTEESPIQKRKADHIQIALTREVTGRGITTGMERYRFRHEALPEIDFSRVSLATSFLGRPLKAPFLISSMTGGTEQAGRINAALAEAAQKRGWAMGLGSVRMAIEHPETAATFQVRSVAPDIPLLANLGAVQLNYGYGPDQCLRAVELTGADGLVLHLNAMQEVFQPEGNTRFGNLLRKIEEVCRALEVPVGVKEVGFGIHGRLARRLFDAGVQFVDVAGAGGTSWIQVEKYRAKDPLLATAAEAFADWGLPTADCVRDVRRHVPQVCLIASGGLKTGVDAAKSIALGADLAGFGRSLLPSAATCDPESIIRQMERIELECKIAMFGAGIATVDRLKGTDRLLCVGDPPVSDS, encoded by the coding sequence ATGACGGAAGAGAGCCCGATTCAAAAGCGAAAGGCGGATCACATCCAGATCGCGCTGACCCGGGAGGTGACGGGCCGGGGGATCACCACCGGCATGGAGCGATACCGTTTTCGGCACGAGGCGTTGCCGGAGATCGATTTTTCCCGGGTTTCCCTCGCCACCTCCTTTTTGGGTCGACCCTTGAAGGCGCCCTTTCTGATCAGTTCCATGACCGGAGGGACGGAACAGGCGGGGCGGATCAATGCGGCCCTGGCGGAGGCCGCCCAGAAGCGGGGCTGGGCGATGGGCCTCGGATCCGTCCGAATGGCGATCGAACATCCGGAGACGGCGGCCACCTTCCAGGTGCGCTCCGTCGCTCCGGACATCCCCCTCTTGGCCAACCTGGGGGCGGTCCAGCTCAATTACGGTTATGGCCCCGATCAATGCCTCAGGGCCGTGGAATTGACGGGGGCCGACGGCCTGGTCCTCCACCTGAACGCCATGCAGGAGGTGTTTCAGCCCGAGGGAAACACCCGGTTCGGAAACCTGCTCCGGAAGATCGAGGAGGTGTGCCGGGCTCTGGAAGTGCCCGTCGGTGTCAAGGAGGTGGGCTTCGGCATTCACGGGCGGCTCGCCCGAAGGCTGTTTGATGCCGGGGTTCAGTTTGTGGATGTGGCCGGGGCCGGAGGAACCTCCTGGATTCAGGTGGAGAAATACCGCGCGAAGGATCCCCTGCTGGCGACGGCGGCGGAGGCCTTCGCCGATTGGGGGCTTCCCACCGCGGATTGCGTGCGGGATGTGCGCCGACACGTGCCGCAGGTCTGTTTGATCGCCAGCGGCGGCCTCAAAACCGGAGTTGACGCGGCCAAATCGATCGCCCTCGGTGCCGACCTGGCCGGATTCGGCCGCTCTCTGTTGCCCTCCGCCGCCACCTGTGATCCGGAGTCGATCATCCGGCAGATGGAGCGGATCGAGTTGGAGTGCAAAATCGCCATGTTTGGCGCCGGGATCGCCACCGTCGACCGGTTGAAGGGAACGGACCGGCTGCTGTGCGTGGGAGATCCGCCCGTTTCCGACTCTTGA
- the yqeK gene encoding bis(5'-nucleosyl)-tetraphosphatase (symmetrical) YqeK, which translates to MKINREKLMEAAKRQMPSSRWEHTLRVMETAAELARRTGADPEKADIAAILHDYCKFWPEDKQREWILRHRLPQDLLQYNKELWHAPVGAEAVREELGIDDEEVLNAIRSHTTGRPGMSLLEKVIFLADYIEPGRSFSGVEEVRRLAREDLDRAILKALDNTIVYLVERGFKVYPLTILTRNDFLDKIPQTLPKEESH; encoded by the coding sequence ATGAAAATAAACCGTGAGAAACTAATGGAAGCGGCCAAGCGTCAAATGCCTTCTTCCCGGTGGGAACACACCCTGCGGGTGATGGAGACGGCGGCGGAGCTGGCCCGAAGAACGGGCGCCGATCCGGAGAAGGCGGATATCGCGGCCATTCTCCACGATTACTGCAAGTTTTGGCCGGAAGATAAGCAGAGGGAGTGGATCCTCCGCCACCGCCTGCCCCAGGATCTGCTTCAGTACAACAAGGAACTGTGGCACGCCCCCGTGGGTGCGGAAGCCGTGCGGGAGGAGCTGGGAATTGATGACGAAGAGGTGCTGAACGCGATCCGTTCTCACACCACGGGGCGCCCGGGGATGTCCCTGCTGGAAAAGGTGATTTTTCTCGCCGATTACATCGAACCCGGCCGAAGCTTTTCCGGCGTGGAAGAGGTTCGTCGACTGGCGCGCGAGGACTTGGACCGCGCGATCCTGAAGGCCTTGGACAATACCATCGTTTATCTGGTGGAACGGGGGTTTAAGGTATACCCGTTGACGATTTTAACCCGCAATGATTTTCTCGATAAAATCCCTCAAACCCTTCCAAAGGAGGAATCTCATTGA
- the gltX gene encoding glutamate--tRNA ligase — MTVRVRFAPSPTGHLHIGSARTALFNFLFARKHGGKYILRIEDTDTSRNRADAVEGFIDGFKWLGLEWDEGPDVGGEFGPYTCMERLDIYRRYIDRLLEEGKAYYCYCTKEELDRERQEANARGKVYRYSGKCARLDEETRNRYEREGRPRTIRFRVPEDREIVFRDLIRGEVRFHTKDMGDFVIVKSNGVPLYNLAVTIDDALMKITHVIRGEEHLSNTPAQLLLYEAFGWNPPEFGHLPLILNESGKKLSKRDETVMQFIEQYRESGYLPEAINNYLALLGWSPPGEYAEQEIFSMDELIRLFSFERVSKAGAIFDPEKLKWMNGEYIKKLDVKTLTDMALPYLQEHYGIDEPDREWTEQLVALYQPSLSHLEELPRQAELFFRDDVRHDEEAREVLNQPSVPAVLTAFRAKAAEAEDAEFQPANIKKMLKGIQKETGYRGKQLFMPIRAAVTGQTHGPDLNQTLSLLGREKVIRRIEQVMEQFLNA, encoded by the coding sequence ATGACGGTAAGGGTACGGTTTGCCCCCAGTCCCACGGGACATTTACATATCGGCAGCGCGAGGACGGCACTGTTCAATTTTCTGTTTGCCCGTAAGCACGGCGGGAAGTACATCCTCCGGATCGAGGATACCGACACCAGCCGCAACCGGGCCGATGCGGTGGAAGGATTTATCGACGGGTTCAAGTGGCTGGGGCTGGAGTGGGATGAAGGGCCGGATGTCGGCGGGGAGTTCGGCCCCTACACGTGCATGGAGCGACTGGATATTTATCGGCGGTATATTGATCGCCTGTTGGAGGAAGGCAAGGCCTACTACTGCTACTGCACCAAGGAAGAACTGGACAGGGAGAGGCAGGAGGCGAACGCCCGGGGCAAGGTTTATCGTTATTCGGGGAAATGCGCCCGCCTGGACGAGGAAACCCGAAACCGGTATGAGCGGGAAGGCCGCCCCAGAACCATCCGGTTCCGGGTACCGGAAGACCGGGAGATCGTCTTCCGGGATCTGATCCGGGGCGAGGTCCGCTTCCATACCAAGGACATGGGCGATTTTGTCATCGTCAAATCCAACGGGGTGCCCTTGTACAACCTGGCCGTCACCATCGACGACGCCCTGATGAAAATCACCCACGTCATTCGCGGGGAAGAGCATCTTTCCAACACTCCCGCCCAGCTGCTCCTTTATGAAGCCTTTGGCTGGAATCCTCCCGAGTTCGGACATCTTCCGCTGATTTTGAACGAAAGCGGGAAGAAGCTGTCCAAGCGGGATGAGACCGTCATGCAATTTATCGAGCAGTATCGCGAATCGGGGTACCTGCCCGAAGCGATCAACAATTACCTGGCTCTTCTGGGATGGTCTCCGCCGGGGGAATACGCCGAACAGGAGATCTTCTCCATGGACGAGCTGATCCGCCTCTTTTCCTTCGAACGAGTGAGCAAGGCGGGAGCGATTTTCGACCCCGAAAAACTGAAATGGATGAACGGGGAATACATCAAGAAGCTGGATGTCAAAACCCTGACGGATATGGCGCTTCCCTATTTGCAGGAGCACTACGGAATCGATGAGCCGGACCGCGAGTGGACGGAACAACTGGTGGCCCTCTACCAGCCGTCCCTTTCCCACCTTGAGGAGCTGCCCCGTCAGGCGGAGCTGTTCTTCCGGGATGATGTCCGCCACGATGAGGAAGCCAGGGAAGTGCTGAATCAACCCTCCGTCCCCGCCGTGCTGACCGCTTTCCGGGCGAAGGCGGCGGAGGCGGAGGATGCGGAATTCCAGCCGGCGAACATCAAGAAGATGCTGAAGGGAATCCAAAAGGAAACAGGCTACAGAGGAAAGCAGTTGTTCATGCCGATCCGGGCGGCCGTCACGGGACAAACCCACGGCCCGGACCTGAATCAAACCCTTTCCCTGTTGGGCAGGGAGAAGGTTATCCGCCGCATCGAACAGGTGATGGAGCAATTTTTGAATGCATAA
- the leuS gene encoding leucine--tRNA ligase produces the protein MRAYQAREIESKWQRVWDETGVHRTDPDVGKTKFYTLEQFPYPSGEGMHMGHVRVYSIGDVIARFKRMNGFRVLHPMGVDAFGLPAENAAIKRGVNPRDWTLNNMKKFREEQERLGISYDWDRYVATCLPDYYRFTQWLFLLFYERGLAYRKKAPVNWCPDCATVLANEQVENGKCWRCDAEVTKKELEQWFLKITDYADRLLEGLDRLPRWPERVKTMQRNWIGRSEGAKVTFTLPELDDEQVTVFTTRPDTLYGVTYLVLAPEHPLVDRLIAGKEKEGEIRAFIERMRKESEIQRTAADAEKVGMDTGAVARHPLTGEEVPVWIANYVLMDYGTGAVMGVPAHDERDFQFAKKYGLPIRRVIRPRDGELEEPLAEAYTGEGVLADSGPFDGMDNREAIRAISEHLAEKGLGGPAVTYRLRDWLISRQRYWGCPIPVVYCDSCGTVPVPKEELPVLLPEDVVFDGKRNPLTTSESFVRTACPSCGGPARRETDTMDTFIDSSWYFLRYADPKNDRLPFDPERIREWLPVDEYIGGIEHAVLHLLYSRFFTKVLYDAGLVHVDEPFTSLLTQGMVLRDGAKMSKSKGNTVSPLDIIERYGADTARLFILFAAPPERDLEWSDSGVEGCYRFLGRVFRSVTGHEELFRNRPDARPEKGPARDLHRRIHRTIKKVTEDVGERYHFNTAISAIMELFNAISEYPEDADRGTLADALETVVILLAPFAPHLSEELWHVMGHEASVHEQPWPAYDPEMLVEEEVEMAVQINGRVRDKLVVPAEADRETVEQLALNQERIKNHLSGKTVRKVIVVPKKLINIVAN, from the coding sequence ATGCGAGCGTATCAAGCGAGGGAAATCGAATCGAAATGGCAACGGGTCTGGGACGAGACGGGAGTTCACCGGACCGATCCGGACGTCGGAAAGACCAAGTTTTATACCCTGGAGCAGTTTCCCTATCCGTCGGGCGAAGGGATGCACATGGGGCATGTGAGGGTGTATTCCATCGGGGATGTGATCGCCCGGTTCAAACGGATGAACGGCTTCCGGGTGCTGCATCCGATGGGCGTGGACGCCTTCGGCTTGCCGGCGGAGAACGCGGCCATCAAGCGGGGGGTGAATCCCCGGGATTGGACCCTCAACAACATGAAGAAGTTCCGGGAGGAGCAGGAGCGGCTCGGAATCTCCTACGACTGGGACCGCTATGTGGCGACCTGCCTCCCCGACTACTACCGGTTCACCCAGTGGCTGTTCCTCCTTTTCTACGAGCGGGGATTGGCCTACCGGAAAAAGGCGCCGGTCAACTGGTGTCCCGACTGCGCGACCGTTCTGGCCAACGAACAGGTGGAGAACGGCAAGTGCTGGCGGTGCGACGCGGAGGTGACCAAGAAGGAGCTGGAGCAATGGTTCCTTAAGATCACCGATTACGCCGACCGGTTGCTGGAGGGGCTGGACCGCCTGCCCCGCTGGCCCGAACGGGTGAAGACGATGCAGCGCAACTGGATCGGGCGCAGCGAGGGGGCGAAAGTGACCTTCACCCTTCCGGAGCTGGACGATGAGCAGGTCACAGTCTTCACCACCCGCCCCGACACCCTGTACGGGGTGACGTACCTGGTGCTGGCGCCGGAACACCCCCTGGTGGACCGCCTGATCGCCGGGAAGGAGAAGGAAGGGGAGATCAGGGCGTTCATCGAGCGGATGCGGAAAGAGAGCGAAATTCAGCGGACCGCCGCCGACGCGGAAAAGGTGGGCATGGACACCGGAGCGGTGGCCCGGCATCCCTTGACCGGCGAAGAGGTTCCCGTCTGGATCGCCAACTACGTGTTGATGGATTACGGGACGGGCGCGGTGATGGGTGTTCCGGCCCACGACGAACGGGATTTTCAGTTCGCCAAAAAATACGGCCTGCCGATCCGCCGGGTGATCCGTCCCCGGGACGGGGAGTTGGAAGAGCCCCTTGCCGAGGCCTATACCGGTGAGGGCGTGTTGGCCGATTCCGGTCCCTTCGACGGCATGGACAACCGGGAGGCGATCCGTGCCATCTCCGAGCATCTGGCCGAAAAGGGACTCGGGGGCCCGGCGGTCACTTACCGGCTTCGCGACTGGCTGATCTCCCGTCAGCGGTACTGGGGATGCCCCATTCCCGTCGTCTACTGCGACAGCTGCGGAACGGTGCCGGTACCGAAGGAAGAATTGCCGGTGCTGCTTCCGGAGGACGTGGTCTTCGACGGCAAACGGAACCCGCTCACCACTTCGGAGTCCTTCGTCCGGACCGCCTGCCCCTCCTGCGGAGGACCTGCGCGGCGGGAGACGGACACGATGGACACCTTCATCGATTCCTCCTGGTATTTCCTCCGGTACGCCGATCCCAAGAACGATCGCCTTCCCTTCGATCCGGAGCGGATCCGGGAATGGCTGCCGGTCGACGAATACATCGGGGGAATCGAGCACGCCGTGCTCCATCTCCTTTACTCCCGCTTCTTCACCAAGGTGCTGTACGATGCGGGCCTGGTTCACGTCGACGAGCCCTTCACCAGCCTGTTGACCCAGGGCATGGTGTTGAGGGACGGGGCGAAGATGTCCAAGTCGAAGGGGAATACCGTCAGCCCGCTGGACATCATCGAAAGGTACGGAGCGGACACCGCCCGCCTGTTTATCCTGTTCGCCGCTCCGCCGGAGAGGGATCTGGAGTGGAGCGATTCCGGCGTAGAAGGGTGCTACCGCTTCCTGGGGCGGGTCTTCCGGTCGGTGACGGGACACGAGGAGCTGTTCCGCAACCGGCCCGATGCCCGGCCCGAAAAGGGACCCGCCCGGGATCTGCATCGCCGGATTCACCGCACCATCAAAAAGGTGACGGAGGATGTCGGGGAGCGGTACCATTTCAACACGGCGATCAGCGCGATTATGGAGCTGTTCAACGCGATCAGCGAATATCCGGAGGACGCTGACCGGGGAACCTTGGCCGATGCCCTGGAGACGGTCGTGATCCTGCTGGCTCCCTTTGCTCCCCATCTGTCGGAGGAATTGTGGCACGTCATGGGGCACGAGGCCAGCGTTCACGAACAGCCCTGGCCCGCCTACGATCCGGAGATGCTGGTGGAGGAAGAGGTGGAGATGGCCGTTCAGATCAACGGCAGGGTACGGGACAAACTGGTCGTGCCCGCCGAGGCGGATCGGGAAACGGTGGAGCAGTTGGCTCTCAATCAGGAACGCATCAAAAACCACCTGTCCGGCAAAACGGTGCGAAAGGTGATCGTGGTTCCCAAGAAGCTGATCAACATCGTCGCCAACTGA